Part of the Pirellulales bacterium genome is shown below.
CGGTCGGCCCCGAAAGTTGCGAAGCGCCACGACTGAACGGCCAATAATTGCTGAACAGGGCCGTGAACAAGAGCGGGGCCGTCTCGCCCGCAGCTCGGGCGACGGCGAGCATGACGCCCGTCAGGATCCCGGGCATTGCGGTGGGAAGCAGGATGCGGCAGATCGTTTGCGTGGTCGTGGCGCCCATGCCGATCGCAGCCTCGCGAATCCTCGGGTGCACCATGCGGATCGCGTCCTCGGCAGTGAGAATCACGGTGGGCAGCATGAGCAGCGACAGCGCGACGCCGCCGGCCCAGGCTGAAAATCCTCCGGTTAGCAATACGACCGCTCCATACGCGACCACGCCCGCCAGCACCGAGGGAAACCCGCTTAGAATTTTCGCACTGAAACGGACAAACTTGGCGAGTTTCGTTTCGGGGCCGACCTCGGCGAGATAGACGGCTGCAAGAATTCCGAAGGGAACGCTCATCGAAGCGGCGATCGCGACCATCACCAACGTTCCCGCGATCGCATTGCCAAATCCGCCGCCGGCTTCGTTCGCGTCCGGCGGCAGCGACGTGAAAACAGCGAGACTCAGCGCATGCACTCCGCGCACGACGAGCATATAGACGACGGAGAAGAGCGGGGCCAACGCGATGAAGGTCAACGAAGCCGTGACGAAATTCATCGCAAAGCTGAACAGCGACCGGGGCCGCCGCAGCGATTTTTGCAATTCGGCCGTGCTGATCAACGCGGCCAGCCGCGTTGCATCGTCGCGGCCGATCTGTCGAACGATCGTTTCTTCCATGTTGCTTTCTCGTCGTCGCTATTCCCGCGTGTCGTTGCCTGCCGGCGGTCTGGCCGCTCGTTTGAAATGCCTATCGCGCGCCGCGCGTCCGTGCGGCCGAGTGTTGCAAGACCAAAGAACCGAAAATATTCACCACCAGCGTTATCGCCATCAGCACCAGCGCGGCATACATTAGCACGCCGACATTCGCCTTGTTCGCTTCGGGGAAATTATTGGCCAGCAGGGCAGCCAGCGTGTTCCCGGGCGAAAAAAGCGAGACGCTGATCACGTTCGCATTGCCGACAAGCATTGCCAACGCCATCGTCTCCCCAAGCGCGCGGCCGAACGCCAACAAGATCGATCCGATGATGCCGATCTGCGCCGTCGGAACGATGACGCCCAGGATCGCTTCCCAACGGGTCGCACCCAAGCCGTATGCCGCCTCGCGGAGCTTCGGCGGCACGGCAACCAGCGCATCGCGGCTGATCGCCGAAATCGTCGGCAGAATCATGATCGCCAGCACCAACGAGGCGGGGAGCATGCCGGGCCCGCTCAGCGAAGTGCCGAACAACGGAATCCAGCCCAGATGGTCGTGGAGCCAATTGCAGGGAGGGCGGATCAGCGGAATGATCACGAAAATTCCCCACAGCCCATAAACCACGCTCGGAATCGCGGCCAGCAATTCAATCAGGTTCTTGAGCAGCGCATCGAGTTGATCGGGCAACTTGCCCCAGAAGGGATGAAATTGCTTTCCAAAAACCTTGAGCAGTTTGAACACGGCTGTCGAAAGGAATCGCTCGCTGAGAAACACGGCCACCGCGACGCCTAGGATGCTGCCGATCACCAGCGCGATTGCCGAGCTATAAAGAGTGCCCCAGATTTGCGGCAAGATGCCGTATTGCTGCGCGTTGGCATCCCAGACTTTTCCGGTGATGAAGCCCAGCCCCTCGGTCTTCATCGAGGGAACCGCCTTCGCTCCGATTTCGAGCACGATGAAAACCAACAAGGCGACCGTGGCCCAAGCGAAGAGGCCGGTCAGCAAACGGAAACCCCGGTCGGAATAAATCTCGCGCTTCGTCGGCGGCCGGGAAATCGGCCGCGCGTCGACGATGGGACGTTCGAGCGTTGTTGCCATTGGTTCGAACTGCGATCGTTGATTTTGGAAAGATGCTTTGACGTTTTGGCCTCGGCCAAAAAACAACTTCTCCGCAGCCCCCTCTCCCCTTGCGGGAGAGGGCAGGGTGAGGGGTTCGAAAAACGGAAGTTATTTTTCGGCCGAGCCTTGGTGGGCAAGCGGCATCGTTCGCCCGCCAATCGTGCGTCGGGCCGACACGCCATCCGGCGATCGAGCCGCATCGACGACGGATCAGGCTCCCTTGTTCTCGGTTTTGTCGTCTGGCTTTGCGCTCGCCGCTGCCGGGCCGTCGGATTGAATATTCTCGAGCGCGGCTTTCACCTTCGTAACCACGTTGTCCGGCAGCGGGATATAGCCGAGCGATTCGCTCTTCTTTTGGCCGTCGGTAAGGCAGTACGCGAGGACCGCACGTAGCGCCTTTGCCTTCGCGGCCTCGGGCATTTTCTTGTAGGCCAGGATCCAGGTGTAAGTGACGATCGGATACGATTTCTCGCCTTCCGGATCAGGAAGCCACGCACGCAGATCGGCCGGCATTTCGAGCGAAGCCAGCGACGCCTGGCCGGATGCGATCGACGGTTCGATGTATTTGCCGGCCTTGTTTTCCAGCTTGGCCATCTTCAGTTTCGCGCCGATGGCATAGCCATATTCGACGTATCCAATCGCGCCGGGCGTGGTGCTGATGGCCGCCGAGACGCCTTCGTTGCCCTTCGATTTCGTGCCGACCGGCCAGTTTGGCATCTTGTTAACGCCCGGGCTGGCGGCGAAATCCTTGCTGATCGTGCTGAGATGCTTCGTGAAGACAAACGTGGTGCCGCTGCTGTCGGCGCGAACGACCACGTTCACATCCGTATCCGGCAGCTTCACGTCTTCGTTGGCCGCTGCGATCGCCGGATCGTTCCACTTCTTGATCTTGCCGAGGAAAATGCCGGCATAGGCCTCGCGCGAAAGCTTCAGATTGTCGATGTCGGGAAGGTTGTAGGCCAACACGATGCTGCCGGCCGTCATCGGCAGCAATTGGACGCCCCCCGGCACCTGTGCGATTTCTTCGTCGGTCATCGCGGCATCGCTGGCGCCGAAGTCGACCGTATGGTCGATCATCGCTTTCACCCCGCTACCGCTGCCGACGGATTGATAATCGACCAACGCATCGGGATGATCGGCGGAATATGCCTTGAACCATTTGGTGTAGAGGGGGGCCGGAAAACTGGCTCCCGCGCCCTGCAACTTCAGGCCGCCCGAGCCCCCTCCTGTGGAACAACCGGTGCCGGAGCATGCCAACAACAAAATCGAGGTCCAAGCAACCGTCCGCGTGCGTGTCGCCATTCGTGGGATTCCTCTTTTCGAGCCATGAATTGCTTGTTCGGATTTAGGTTATAAGCCGCTGCAAGCAGCGGTTCCAGCAAACGGTCGATTCCTAATCGAGCGCTCGCAGTCCCCTAACAATTGGCCTGTTTTTTAAAGAAAAGGCGCTAGATTTCACCGTTTGTTCGTTAGGATAGTGGTCTCGAAAACAATGCCATGACCACAAGCGTGAACTGCCCTTGCCACACGGCCGTCGCAGGCCGCCGGCCACGAACAGCCTGTTGAAAAGGGGGACAAGAGCCGCGCGGCAGAGCGACTCCTCCGGCAACATCGACTCGTCGCTCGGAGCCAGTTCCCTTTTTCAACACGCCGCTAACCCACACAATCTCGAATAATTTGGAAGATCACACCATGAGCACCGTTCGAACTTCGCTTGCCACGGTTTCGATTCTTGCCGCCGCACTCGCGCTGGCGCCGCGAGCGCGGGCTGACACGCCCGCAAACAACAGCGACGGCAAATTGCTGCCGTATGACGCGCTGATCCACGGCATGACCGATCTGTCGCGATTGGCCGAGCTTCCGCTGCCCGGATATCGATTTGGACAATGGTCGAGCTACGATCGCGCCAGCCAATACGACGCCAAGACGGGAAAGTATCTCCACTGGGATGCCAACGGCGACGGCAGCGGCATCATTCGCAAGGAAGGCGACGACGTCGTGATGGCGGAAATGACAGGGCCGGGCTGCATCTGGCGCATTTGGTCGGCAGCGCCGGGCAAGGGGCACGTGAAGATCTTTCTCGACGGCGAAGAAAAGCCGGCGGTGGATATGCCGTTCGAGCACTATTTCGACGGCAAGCATGCTCCCTTCAATTTTCCCGCGCTTTCCTACAACCTGGCCGCCGTGGGAAGCAGCGGACAAAACTTGTATCTGCCGATTCCGTATCAGAAATCATGCAAGGTGGTGGCCGACAAAGGTTGGGGCAACTACTACCATTTAGGCTACGCGACCTATCCGCAGGGCACGCGGGTACCAACGTTCTCGGCCCGGCTCGTCGCCGAGCACGCGGACGAGTTGAAACGTGTCGACGATTTCTTCGCCCATGATCTCGGTAGCGATCCAGCCGGGTCGACAAGCGCCGATCAAGTTTTGAAGAAGTCGCTGGAAATCGAAGCGGGGCAAACGGCGACCATCGCACGGCTCGACGGTCCGGCCGCGATCAAATGCTTGCGCGTGAAGCTCGCCTTTGCCGATCGGTCGGATGAAATGTCGGCGCTGCGCAAGCTGGCGATCCGCATCACCTGGGACGATCAGAAGCAGCCTGCGGTGTGGTGTCCGCTCGGCGATTTCTTCGGCACCGCGCCCGGCGTCAACCTCTACAAATCGCTTCCGATGGGAATGACCGACGACGGCTTCTACTGCTATTGGTATATGCCGTTCGCAAAGAACGCACACGTGGAAGTGGTAAATGAAGACAAGACGCCGCGGAAGATCGACTTCGAAATCACGCATCAACCGCTCCGGCGGCCCTTCGACGGCTTGGGCTATTTCCACGCGAAATGGCATCGCGACACGGTCGAGCTTCCGCCCGATCGCTGGCCCGACTGGCAATTGCTCGACACGCAAGGCCGCGGGCGGTTTTGCGGCGTGATGTTGCACGTTTGGAATCCGCGCGGCGGGTGGTGGGGAGAAGGGGACGAGAAGTTCTTCGTCGACGGCGAAAAATTTCCCTCCACCTTCGGCACCGGCTCGGAAGATTATTTCGGCTACGCGTGGGGCAATCCGCATCTGTTCGCCATGCCGTATCATGCCCAAACGTTCACGCAGAACAACCAGGGCCACCAATCGCTGTTGCGATTGCATATCGTCGACAACGTGCCGTTCCAAGATTCCTTCGAAGGCTGCATCGAAAAGTATTTCAAGAACGACCGCGGCACGCTCTACGCTTCGACGGTGTGGTGGTATCTGGCGCCCGGCGGCAAAGATCCGTACGGACCGGTGCCGGTCGGCGAGCGCGACGGTTATTACGTCCGCCCGCAGCCGATCTTCGCCGGCTTCAAAGTGCTCAACGAGCCGCATGGCGACGCACAACTCCAGCCGATGGATAGCTACGGCAAGGGCAATTGGAAAAACGATCAGCAACTTTGGTGGACCGGCGCCAAGCCCGGCGACACGCTCGTGCTGGCGTTGCCCGTCGCGCACGGCGGCAAATACGATTTGACGGTCCATCTCACCAAGGCACGTGACTATGGCATCGTGCAATTCTCGATCGACGACCAAAAAGCCGGCGCACCGATCGATCTCTACAATCCGGCGGTCGTTCCCAGCGGGCCGATCGATCTCGGCACGTTCGATTTATCCAAGGGCCAGCATCGGCTTAGGGTGAAAATCGTCGGCGCCAACGCCGCCGCGGAAAAATCCTTTATGTTCGGCATCGACCGCGCCGATCTGACAGCGCAGAAATAGGGCAGACACGGGAAACAACCTCGGCCACTGCCGCAGGATGGCACCCGCGCGCTGCCGCAATCAACGTAGCAGGCACACTCCGTGTGCCGTCCGCGCTGCTCTTTGGCCAGCCCGCTGTTTCGCGCAGACGGCACACGGAGTGTGCCTGCTACAATAGGTTCGCAACTCGGCCCAGCCGAGTTGCTACGCGGCGCAACGACGTAGTCCATCCACGCGACAAATTCATCCGCGATAAAGCAAGCTGGTCGTGATGGCGCGGAAGACGTTGGCCATTTCGTCGAATTCCCGGTCCTCGGCTTGCCAGAGCATCAGAAGCGTGCGGCCATTGCGACGGCAAGCGCGGATTTGGGCCGTGTTCGTCAAGTCGAGGCAATAGAAATTCACGTCGTATCCGACAAGCGGCTGTTCGGCGACGGTTTCTTCGGCCGGTTCGGTGTCGATGTCGGCATATTCCTCGCCGAGGGCCGCGAGGGCTACTTTCGCCAAGTCGGCCGGATCCTCTTCGCCGCCGCGAATCGCCACCGACCAAAAGCCTCCGCCGCGGCTGTAAACCGTCGCCCCTTGCTCGTCTTCGGCGGTGGAAATTTCCAGCGTCCAATCGTCGGGGTAGAGGAATTTGATTCCGAATTTGTCGAACAACGCGGGCATGGGTCTCGTTCTCGATGCCATCGTCGGCCGGGCCAAAGCCGCCGTTTGTCGCTCCGATCATCCTACCGGACGCGGGCCGAATGGCGAACTCCCCCCGACGACCGAGCTTCGGCCAATCGCCGGCCAAAGACCGATCCCTCTGCGGGCAGGCCGCGTAGAACCGGTAACGCTTTTATCGGGCCAGCCGCTGCGAAAACGACTGTCCGACGTTCGCCAGCCTATACTAGAATGCGGGAGCGACATGCCGGCCGCGAGCCCCAAGCGCTAGCAAGGGATTCACCCGATCCATCAGCCCGGCCAATCACCCCCGTCAATCCGGCCGGGACCAACCATAGCAGGAGCAAGCGGATGGCTTTGCAATACGACGCAGATTATCTCGGAAGGAACGCTCTCACACGGACCGGCCGCGCCCAAGTTCGTGCCGCATCGACCCCAGCCCGCCTGCGGCGATGGTTGCTGCCCAGCCTCGCGGCGATGTTGATCGCGGCGACCGCATTGCCCGCGGCCGCGCAGTTGCCCGGCGATCCGGAGCCGACCCAAGCGGAGCGCGACAAGCAATATGCCGCGCTTTCGCATGATGTTTCCCAGTTGGAGCAGATGGGCATGGTGCTCAAGCGCGTCGTGAAACTGGTTCGCCCGACGATCGTGCATATCGAGGCGACCAAGGCCGATCCGCTCGCCAAGCGGTATTCGCATCAGTCGATCGAGGAAGCCGGCTCCGGCACGATCTTCGAGCTGAGCGGCAACTACTACGTGCTCACGAATCGGCACGTGATCCGCTCGGCCACGGAAGCGAATATTCATATCAAGCTTTCCGATGGCCGCACGATCAGCCCGACGAAGGTGTGGAGCGATCCGGGAACCGACGTGGCGGTGTTGGCGATTTCGGCGCCGCATGTTTATCCGGCTCACATCGGCAATAGCGATCTGATCGACATCGGCGATTTCGTGCTGGCCGTGGGGAGCCCGTTCGGCTTGAGCCACACCGTCACGTTCGGCATCATCAGCGCCAAAGGGCGCCGCGATTTGGAGCTGGGCGACGAGCGAATTCAATTCCAAGACTTTCTGCAAACCGATGCCGCCATCAATCCCGGCAACAGCGGCGGGCCGCTGCTGAATTTGCGCGGTGAAGTGGTCGGCATGAACACGGCTATCGCCACCAGCTCCGGCGGCAGCGAAGGCATCGGCTTCACGATTCCGATCAACATGGCGATGAGCATCGCCCGGCAGTTGATCGAAAAAGGATCGGTGGTGCGTGCGTTTTTGGGTGTCACGCTCGATCCGAATTTCAGCGATCAGACGGCGGCAAGCCTCGGCCTGCCGCGCGTCGAGGGTTCGCACGTCACAGGAATCACGCCGAACTCGCCGGCCTCGGCTGCCAAGCTGCAAGTCGACGACGTGATTCTGGAATTCAACGGCGTGCCGGTCGACGACGACGCCCATCTGGTGAATCTCGTCAGCCTGACCGACGTTGGCAAAGCAGTGCCGATCGTCGTGTTCCGCGACCGAAAACTGGTGCGGCTGACGGTCAAAGTCGGCGACCGAGCGCATTTCGACGCGAGCTGACCGTCATCCGGCCGCCAGCCAAGAAGGCGATGGCGGCAGTGGCCGCGGCGGCAGTGGGCCGCGGCAACCTCCAGCAATCGCATCCGCGACGCGGTGGCTGTCTACGTCGCCCGTCGCTCCGCGGCGTTAAAGCAGGTGTGGAGTTCTTTCTTTCCCGCCGCGTATCTCGCGGCAAACAACCGTTGCCCGACGACACCCAAGAGCCGACAGGCCGAGCGCGGGAATTGATCCTCGGCGACGGGGGATCGGCGTGCCGCGGACAGGGCGGGCAAAAACGGCACATTATTTGCCGTTTATCCACAGGCTTTTTTTGGCTTCCAAGCCTGAACGGTGTCCTATGCCCGCCGAGAGCGCTGATTCCTCGCCACAAGCTGAATCCAATGGCCGCGAGCCGTCGGAATCGCAGCGGCTGGCAGAAATTGAAGCACGCGGATACGCCGCCGCCATTTCGTCACGTACCAGCCAGACGCAGCCGGAAAAATCGCGGAATAAGCCACAAAGGAAAGACGAAGCAAAGCATAAACCGGACTCAGACTCCGAAATCGATACTGGAAGCGATTCCGACGCCGAGTCCGACGCCGATTCTGATGCCGATGCGGCCGAACATCGATCGCCGGACGAGAAGGCCAAACAGCCCAGCAAGCCGTTCTATAAACGGCCGCTGCTGATGACGGTGATCATCGTTGTCGCGGTGGTCGTGATCGTTGGCGGAATCGTCTATTGGCTGTGGGCACGCCAGTTTGAATCGACGGACGACGCCTTTATCGACGGCAACGTGGTGCAGATGCAGCCCAAGGTGACCGGTTATGTCGTGGCGATGCACTTTACCGACAACGAACTTGTCACCGCCGGGCAATTATTGATCGAGATCGACCCGCGTGACTACCAGGCGGCACTCGACAGCGCCGCGGCCGCGTCGGCCGCGGCCGCCGGACGACTGGCGGAAGCCGATGCGCAGCTCACCGGGGCCGAATCCCAGGTCGCAGCCAGCCGAGCCAATGTGGCCGCCGCCGTGGCCAATGCACAAAACGCCCAAAAGGATTTGGCTCGCTACCAAGCGCTAACGCCCACAGGCGCTGCCAGCCGGCAGTCTTTGGACGCGGCGATCGCGACCGCCCAATCGACTGCCGCGCAAGAAACAGCGGCGCGGGCAACCACGAACTCGTCGGCAGCGCAAGCATCCTTGGCGCGGGCGCATAAGGTCACCGCTGCCGCAGATATGGCCCAAGCGCGGGCGCAATTGGCCGAGGCGAAGTTGAATCTGTCGTATGCCAAAATCCGCGCGCCGATCACCGGCCGTGTCACGCAGCGGACCGTCGACCTGGGCGACTATTTGGCGCCCGGTCAACCGATGTTTGCTCTGGTCGATCCCAATGTTTGGGTAACGGCGAACTTCAAGGAAACGCAGCTCACGAACATGCATGTGGGCCAGCATGTGCGGGTGCACATCGACGCATTTCCAAGCCGCTATTTGGATGCGCATGTCGATAGTTTCCAGCGTGGAACCGGGGCGCGGTTCAGCATTTTGCCGGCGGAAAATGCCACCGGCAACTTCGTGAAAGTGGTCCAACGCGTGCCGGTCAAGATTCTGTTCGACCAGCCGGTGCCGCAAGACATGATGCTCGGACCGGGAATGTCGGTCGAACCCAGGATAACCATTCGGTAATTCAATTTCGGCGTCTCGAATTCGCCGGCTTGATCCAATTCCGGCGATCCATTCGACTTGGGTTCAATCGTTGAGGCAAATCGCATGCACGCGACGGCCGCCGAATTGGACCGACCGAAGGCCGCCCGTACCGGCAGCCCGCCATTGCCGCTGAGCATGGCCGGGCCGCATAACCCATGGCTCGTGGCCATCGTCGTGTCGATCGCGACGTTCATGGAGGTGCTGGACACCAGCATTGCCAACGTTTCGCTGAGACATATCGCCGGCAGCCTCGCCGCCTCGGTCGACGAATCGACCTGGGTGCTCACGAGCTATCTGGTATCCAATGCGATCGTGCTGCCGATCAGCGGCTGGTTGGCGAGCGTGCTGGGCCGTAAGCGGTTTTATATGTCGTGCGTCGCGCTGTTCACGGCCAGCTCGGTGCTCTGCGGATTGGCTCCTTCGCTTTCTTGGTTGATCGTGTTTCGAGTGTTCCAGGGAATTGGCGGCGGCGGGCTGGCTCCGAGCGAACAATCGATTCTTGCCGATTCGTTTCCGCCGGAAAAACGGGGCATGGCGTTCGCTTTGTACGGCGTGGCCGTCGTCGTGGCGCCGACCGTCGGACCCACACTCGGCGGCTGGATCACCGACAACTACAGTTGGCACTGGGTCTTCTTCATCAATCTGCCCGTCGGGCTGTTGTCGCTAGTGCTTTCGGCTTGGACGCTGGTGGAGCCGCCGGCGGAAAGAAACGCACGAAAAAAGATGCACGCGAAAGGGATTCGCGTTGATTATGTTGGCTTCGGGCTCGTGGCGCTCGGGCTCGGCTGCTTGCAAGTCGTGCTCGACAAGGGTCAGCGCGACGACTGGTTTGGCTCGAATTTCATTGTCACGTTCAGCATCATTTCGGCCGTTGCACTCGTGTTTCTGGTGATCTGGGAACTTACCCGGCCCGATCCCATCGTCAATTTGCACCTGCTGCGAATTCGAGGGTTCGCGGCCGCAAATGTCGTCATGTTTGCGGTGGGATTCATTCTTTTCGGCACCACGCAACTGCTCCCGCAATTGGTGCAAGATGTGCTCAACTACACGGCCACGTACGCGGGCTTGGCGCTCACTCCCGGTGGTTTTGCCGTCATGGTGCTGATGCCGGTGGTGGGCTACTTGCTGGGAAAAGTCTCGGCGCGGAACGTGATTATGTTTGGCTTGCTGATCGAGGCTATTTCGCTCTTCAGCATGAGCGGCCTGAACGCCGAAATCTCGTATTGGCAAATTGCCATGGCGCGCGTGTTTCAGGCCAGCGGCATCGCGTTCTTGTTCGTTCCGGCATCAACGGTGGCCTATGTCGGTCTACCGGCCGGCGCGAACAATGACGCATCGGCCCTCATCAACTTGTCGCGGAACATGGGCGGCAGCGTCGGGATTTCGCTCGTGCAAACTTTGCTCGCTCGGCGAAGTCAATTCCACCAAAGCCGACTGATCGAAAATCTCACGCCTTATTCGCCGGCATTTCGAAATGGCCTTGCGCATATTCAACACATCGTTCCCGGCAAAAAGCCGGCGCTGGAAGCCCTTTATCAGGCGGTGCAGCTTCAAGCGACGACCATGTCGTACCTCGACATCTTCTATTTGCTCGCCTGGGCCTCGCTCGTGATTCTGCCGGTGGCATTCTTGCTCGCCAAAGCCAAGCCCGGCGAGCAACATGCCTCGCACTGACCGATCGAATCGTCGGACGTGCTGCGACGATTCGGCTGGTTGATTCCCCCATGCCGCGCCGGAATAATCGCCAAACATTGACATCGATTGGCAACTAGGTTGGGCTGCGTGGCTGCGGCTAATGCGGTTTTTGACGATCGGCCGACAAATAGGCATAGTCCGGATTCGACCGGTTGTGATCATTTTGCGGATGATGCTGGAGAAACGGCGTGACTCCTTCCGAGCGGAATCCGGGCCTTTCGGGACGCACGGGCGGCAGCGAGCCAGCGCATCGCCGAACGTTTGTCGCAGCGCTGCTGTTGGCCGCGCTATTGGCCAATGGCTGTGGACTTGCGCAATGGTGGCACGACGGCTTTAAAGTTGGGCCGAACTACACGCCGCCGCCAGCCCCCGTCGCGGAATCTTGGATCGAATCCGGCGACCGTCATCTTGCGAACTCCCCCGCGCTCGATTGCGGATGGTGGACCGCGTTTCGCGATCCAGTTCTCGACCAACTCATCGATGCCGCCTATCACGAAAACCTGAATTTGCAAATTGCGGGCACGCGGATTCTCGAAGCTCGCGCGGAACGCAACATCGCGGCCGGCGATTTATTTCCGCAAACTCAAAACGCCTTGGCCGACTATGCGCATGCGCAAGTGAGCAAGAATCTTGGCCTGCCGCTGGGCGGAACGTTTGACACCTGGGCTACCGGGTTCAACGCATCGTGGGAACTGGATTTCTGGGGCCGATTCCGCAGAACCGTCGAAGCCAATAACGCGACCGTCGATGCCTCCGTCGAAGGCTACCGCGATGCGTTGGTCATGCTGCTGGCGGAAGTGGCCACCAACTACGTGCAAATGCGCACGTTCGAGCAGCGAATCGCCTACAGCCGCCGCAATGCCGACATCCAGCGCGGATCGCTCCGCCTCGCCGAACAGCGTTCAAACAAGGAGGCAGCACCGATCTCGACGTGCGGCAGGCGCGCGCCAATCTATTGCAAACGGAGTCGCTGCTGCCGGCGCTCGAAACGGGCCGCCGGCAGGCAAGCCATCGGCTGGCCGTGTTGCGAGGAATGCCGGTGAGCGAATCGGCAACGCGGTTCCTGCCCGCGGGCATTCCGCTGCCGCCGCCTGAAGTTTCCATTGGCGTGCCAGCCGACTTGCTCCGCCGCCGGCCCGATATTGGCGAGGCCGAGCGTCAGTTGGCGGCCGAGAGTGCCCGAGTCGGCGTCGCCCAAGCGGATTTTTACCCGCGTATCGCAATCAATGGTTTTCTGGGATATACGGCCAAGGACCTCAGCGAACTTTACGAACCGAAGAGCTTTACCGCGATCATCCTGCCGACCGTGAGTTGGCCGATCCTGAACTATGGCCGCATCGCTAACGGCGTGCGCGCCCAGGACGCCCGATTCCAACGCGCCGCGCTGCAATATCAACAAACCGTACTGACGGCCGGACAAGAAGTCGAAGACGCACTGACGGGATTCATTCAAGCCGAACGACAAGCCCGGAAATTGGAAGCCGAGATCGTCGAGTTGGAGGTGGCCGTCGATCTGGCGACGCAACAATTCCAAGGGGGCTTGTCCGACTTCAATCGCGTGTTCGATACACAGACCGCGCTTGTGAACGCCAAAGATCAATTGGCAGTCGCCCGGGGCAACATCGACCTGAACTTGATCCAAGCCTACAGAGCCCTGGGCGGCGGCTGGGAATACTTTGCCCAGCCCTGCCCGCCAG
Proteins encoded:
- a CDS encoding TolC family protein, with the translated sequence MRQARANLLQTESLLPALETGRRQASHRLAVLRGMPVSESATRFLPAGIPLPPPEVSIGVPADLLRRRPDIGEAERQLAAESARVGVAQADFYPRIAINGFLGYTAKDLSELYEPKSFTAIILPTVSWPILNYGRIANGVRAQDARFQRAALQYQQTVLTAGQEVEDALTGFIQAERQARKLEAEIVELEVAVDLATQQFQGGLSDFNRVFDTQTALVNAKDQLAVARGNIDLNLIQAYRALGGGWEYFAQPCPPGPTFAEQLMPRATGSEEVPPPVGASQPPVPSP
- a CDS encoding DHA2 family efflux MFS transporter permease subunit → MHATAAELDRPKAARTGSPPLPLSMAGPHNPWLVAIVVSIATFMEVLDTSIANVSLRHIAGSLAASVDESTWVLTSYLVSNAIVLPISGWLASVLGRKRFYMSCVALFTASSVLCGLAPSLSWLIVFRVFQGIGGGGLAPSEQSILADSFPPEKRGMAFALYGVAVVVAPTVGPTLGGWITDNYSWHWVFFINLPVGLLSLVLSAWTLVEPPAERNARKKMHAKGIRVDYVGFGLVALGLGCLQVVLDKGQRDDWFGSNFIVTFSIISAVALVFLVIWELTRPDPIVNLHLLRIRGFAAANVVMFAVGFILFGTTQLLPQLVQDVLNYTATYAGLALTPGGFAVMVLMPVVGYLLGKVSARNVIMFGLLIEAISLFSMSGLNAEISYWQIAMARVFQASGIAFLFVPASTVAYVGLPAGANNDASALINLSRNMGGSVGISLVQTLLARRSQFHQSRLIENLTPYSPAFRNGLAHIQHIVPGKKPALEALYQAVQLQATTMSYLDIFYLLAWASLVILPVAFLLAKAKPGEQHASH
- a CDS encoding TolC family protein — protein: MTPSERNPGLSGRTGGSEPAHRRTFVAALLLAALLANGCGLAQWWHDGFKVGPNYTPPPAPVAESWIESGDRHLANSPALDCGWWTAFRDPVLDQLIDAAYHENLNLQIAGTRILEARAERNIAAGDLFPQTQNALADYAHAQVSKNLGLPLGGTFDTWATGFNASWELDFWGRFRRTVEANNATVDASVEGYRDALVMLLAEVATNYVQMRTFEQRIAYSRRNADIQRGSLRLAEQRSNKEAAPISTCGRRAPIYCKRSRCCRRSKRAAGRQAIGWPCCEECR